In Tripterygium wilfordii isolate XIE 37 chromosome 23, ASM1340144v1, whole genome shotgun sequence, one genomic interval encodes:
- the LOC119992741 gene encoding uncharacterized protein LOC119992741: MVVVDKLTKYGYFIAMAHPYTTVTVAHLFIEHVFKLHGMPSTIVSDRDPVFLSDFWKEFFKLQGSKFCMSLGYHPQTDGQTEVVNRDGMLALLRHNLLLAQERMQLQANNHRIDREFEVGALVYLKLIPYQFPSLNKYSFSKLHPKFYGPYEVLERIGNSAYRLKLPPKTKIHPVFHVSNLKRYLGSAVCPTTKLPMVTDEGLIQQQPRAVSQRRIYKECDIIGTQLLIQWEDHTTEESTWEDYEEFVKKFPNFVL; this comes from the exons atggtggtggtggacaAATTAACTAAATATGGGTATTTCATTGCTATGGCTCACCCATATACTACAGTTACAGTAGCTCATTTATTCATTGAACATGTGTTCAAGCTACATGGAATGCCTTCTACAATTGTGAGTGATAGGGATCCAGTATTTCTAAGTGATTTTTGGAAGGAGTTTTTCAAACTACAAGGTTCCAAGTTTTGCATGAGCTTAGGTTATCACCCTCAAACTGATGGGCAAACTGAGGTAGTTAACAG AGATGGAATGTTAGCATTGTTGAGGCATAATTTGTTATTGGCACAGGAAAGAATGCAGCTCCAAGCAAATAACCATAGAATTGACAGAGAATTTGAGGTGGGAGCTTTGGTTTATCTCAAGCTCATCCCTTACCAGTTTCCTTCTTTGAATAAGTATTCATTTTCTAAGCTTCACCCTAAGTTTTATGGACCTTACGAAGTCTTGGAAAGAATTGGGAATTCTGCTTACAGACTTAAGTTACCTCCAAAGACTAAAATTCATCCTGTCTTCCATGTGAGTAATCTAAAAAGGTATTTGGGATCAGCTGTATGCCCTACAACCAAGTTGCCAATGGTGACAGATGAGGGTCTTATTCAACAACAGCCTAGAGCCGTCTCGCAGAGGAGGATTTACAAAGAATGTGACATTATCGGAACACAATTATTAATACAGTGGGAAGATCATACTACTGAGGAATCAACTTGGGAGGACTATGAAGAATTTGTGAAGAAATTTCCTAATTTTGTTCTTTAA